In Populus alba chromosome 1, ASM523922v2, whole genome shotgun sequence, a single window of DNA contains:
- the LOC118042863 gene encoding uncharacterized protein: MTVFSGKQVVPVDYESEASQRLLEASLSGDLKSALECIADPFIDVNYIGAVCLKSRKSEVVLNDESASEVSVDYQELKTDVTALFLAVHAGNVALVKKLLSVGADVNQKLFRGFAITAAVREGHREILEILLKAGASQPACEEALLEAGFHGRARLAELLMGSDLIRSRVAVHVLVTACCRGFADVVDTLLECGVDVDETDRMMLLSSKPSLHANVDCNAIVAAVVSRQVAVVHLLLKAGAKTDFKVRLGAWSWDATTGEEFRVGAGLAEPYAITWCAVEYFEITGTILRMLLQHLSPDTPHHGRTLLHHAILCGNAAAVNVLISSGANVEASVKTQKTEFRPVHMAARLGSSKTLQCLIDSGCDINSRTDSGDTALMISAKYKQEECLRILAMAGADFGLVNTAGQSATSFAGSNQWSLGFQQIILEVIRAGKIPKSSSASVFSSLIFVAQAGDIEALKALIKWGEVDVDYQDDNGFSAVMFAALNGHVEVFRLLVYAGADVKLCNKAGETAITLSELNQNHDLFEKVMLEFALQMGNRNAGGFYALHCAARRGDVEAVKLLISKGYDVNVPDGDGYTPLMLAAREGHGSMCELLISHGAQCEIKNARGETALSLARRHGGIKNEAEQVILDELACKLVLGGSQVLKHTKRGSGVPHGKEIKMIGEAGVLRWGKSSRRNVICREAEAGPSPAFRRNRRRRGDGDVPGLFRVLTTKNKEVHFVCDGGLEMAELWVRGIQLVSRKASCG, encoded by the exons ATGACTGTCTTCTCCGGCAAGCAGGTAGTCCCGGTGGACTACGAGTCGGAAGCCTCACAACGGCTTCTAGAAGCATCACTCTCCGGCGATCTGAAATCGGCCTTAGAGTGCATCGCCGATCCGTTTATTGATGTGAATTACATTGGAGCTGTTTGTTTGAAGAGTAGAAAGAGTGAGGTTGTTTTAAACGATGAGTCAGCCAGTGAAGTCTCTGTTGATTATCAAGAGTTAAAGACTGATGTTACTGCGTTGTTTCTCGCTGTTCATGCTGGAAATGTTGCTCTCGTCAAGAAATTGCTG AGTGTTGGAGCTGATGTCAACCAGAAACTCTTCAGAGGTTTTGCAATTACAGCAGCAGTGAGGGAGGGCCACCGAGAGATTCTGGAGATCTTGCTTAAAGCCGGGGCATCTCAGCCGGCTTGTGAGGAGGCTTTGCTTGAAGCGGGCTTCCATGGGCGAGCTAGGCTTGCAGAACTGCTCATGGGTTCTGATTTGATTCGGTCCCGTGTTGCTGTACATGTTCTTGTCACAGCATGCTGCAGGGGGTTTGCAGATGTGGTGGACACTCTACTGGAG TGTGGTGTTGATGTTGATGAAACGGATAGAATGATGCTGTTGTCGTCTAAGCCTTCTCTGCATGCAAATGTTGACTGTAATGCAATTGTCGCTGCAGTAGTTAGTCGGCAGGTTGCAGTTGTCCATTTGCTTCTCAAG GCCGGTGCAAAGACAGATTTCAAAGTTAGACTGGGAGCATGGTCGTGGGATGCTACTACAGGAGAAGAGTTTCGAGTGGGTGCTGGACTTGCAGAGCCATATGCCATCACCTGGTGTGCGGTGGAGTATTTTGAAATCACTGGCACTATCTTGCGAATGCTCCTCCAGCATCTCTCTCCTGACACTCCTCACCATGGAAGAACTCTCCTCCACCATGCCATTCTCTGTGGAAATGCTGCCGCCGTCAATGTGCTCATAAGCAGTGGAGCCAATGTAGAGGCCTCTGTTAAAACCCAGAAAACAGAGTTCCGACCAGTACATATGGCTGCCCGTTTAGGCTCATCTAAAACCCTCCAATGCCTCATTGACTCAGGCTGTGATATAAACTCGAGGACTGATTCTGGAGACACTGCGTTAATGATATCCGCCAAATACAAGCAAGAAGAGTGTCTGAGAATATTGGCTATGGCCGGTGCTGATTTTGGCTTAGTTAACACTGCTGGCCAATCTGCAACTTCATTCGCTGGTTCAAACCAGTGGTCTCTTGGTTTCCAGCAAATAATACTTGAAGTTATTAGGGCCGGAAAGATTCCCAAATCCAGCAGCGCTTCTGTTTTCTCTTCACTAATCTTTGTAGCTCAAGCTGGTGATATAGAAGCCTTGAAAGCACTCATTAAGTGGGGAGAAGTTGATGTTGATTATCAGGATGATAATGGTTTCTCAGCAGTCATGTTTGCAGCTTTAAATGGTCATGTTGAAGTATTTCGACTGCTGGTCTACGCTGGGGCTGATGTAAAGCTTTGTAACAAAGCTGGCGAAACCGCAATCACCCTTTCTGAACTGAATCAGAATCACGATCTGTTTGAGAAGGTGATGCTTGAATTTGCTCTTCAAATGGGCAACCGCAATGCTGGAGGATTCTATGCATTGCACTGCGCAGCCCGTCGTGGGGACGTGGAGGCGGTCAAATTATTGATAAGTAAAGGTTATGATGTAAACGTCCCTGATGGGGACGGCTACACTCCTCTCATGTTGGCTGCTAGAGAGGGCCACGGGTCCATGTGCGAGCTCTTGATCTCACACGGGGCTCAATGTGAAATCAAGAACGCTAGAGGTGAAACGGCACTCTCACTTGCAAGGAGACATGGTGGCATAAAAAACGAAGCAGAACAAGTAATACTAGACGAGCTCGCTTGCAAGCTGGTGTTAGGTGGCTCACAGGTACTGAAACACACCAAGAGAGGGAGTGGTGTTCCGCATGGGAAGGAGATAAAAATGATCGGAGAAGCTGGCGTTCTTAGATGGGGAAAATCAAGTAGGAGAAATGTAATATGCAGGGAAGCAGAAGCGGGGCCAAGCCCAGCCTTTCGAAGGAATAGGCGGAGGAGGGGTGACGGTGATGTTCCTGGTCTGTTTCGGGTTTTGACTACTAAGAACAAGGAGGTGCACTTCGTGTGTGATGGTGGGCTGGAGATGGCTGAGCTCTGGGTCAGGGGAATACAACTCGTGTCGAGGAAGGCTAGCTGCGGTTAA
- the LOC118042864 gene encoding uncharacterized protein — MALLHLRRTISSRNSFLFLLRSSTSFTKARTFSNTTTLFSPHLLSNSVSHKLPSATLPSFDFLKQSRRGFAKGKNKSKDDSAGGTVESVDIGPTVKATAKSQMDAAVVALSRELQKLRTGRASAGMLDHIIVETDGVKLPLNRSAVVSVMDAKTLSVNPYDPNTLKQLENAIVSSPLGLNPQRDGDRLIAVIPPLTKEHTQAMCKVVAKSCEDCRQSIRRARQKAMDTVKKAGSSFAKDDAKKLEKEIEEMTKKFVKSAEDMCNQKEKEIKTG, encoded by the exons ATGGCTCTGCTGCACCTAAGACGCACAATCTCTTCTCGAaactcttttctctttcttctacGAAGCTCCACTAGTTTCACCAAAGCCCGCACTTTCTCTAACACCACCACCCTGTTCTCTCCCCATCTTCTCTCAAACTCTGTTTCCCACAAACTCCCATCAGCAACTTTGCCTTCCTTTGATTTCCTCAAACAGTCTCGTCGTGGCTTTGCTAAAggcaaaaataaatcaa AGGATGACTCTGCTGGGGGTACAGTTGAATCTGTGGATATTGGGCCTACTGTTAAGGCAACTGCCAAGTCGCAGATGGATGCGGCTGTAGTTGCATTATCTCGAGAACTCCAGAAATTAAGAACTGGAAGAGCATCTGCAG GAATGCTTGATCACATCATTGTCGAAACCGATGGTGTGAAGCTGCCATTAAATCGATCAGCTGTTGTTTCAGTCATGGATGCTAAAACCTTATCCGTTAATCCATATGATCCAAAT ACCCTCAAGCAGCTAGAGAATGCCATTGTTTCGTCTCCGTTGGGATTAAATCCTCAAAGGGATGGTGATCGATTGATTGCAGTTATACCACC ATTAACCAAAGAGCATACCCAG GCTATGTGTAAGGTGGTTGCAAAGTCTTGTGAAGATTGTAGACAAAGTATAAGAAGGGCTCGCCAAAAG GCAATGGATACAGTAAAAAAAGCAGGTTCAAGTTTCGCCAAGGATGATGCCAAGAAACTAGAGAAAGAG ATTGAAGAGATGACGAAAAAGTTTGTCAAGTCAGCAGAGGACATGTGtaatcaaaaggaaaaagaaattaagacaGGCTAA
- the LOC118042862 gene encoding protein NONRESPONDING TO OXYLIPINS 2, mitochondrial-like isoform X2, whose translation MAFSSSCRRFISKSSLSSIKSAIRSSNVPKSPSMPTRSATALPSSKPPTSPQFSFSRAPCELGCVLSLLPLHSAVAASRMTSCLSTTSRSCRALSQDGVDGT comes from the exons ATGGCTTTCTCCTCATCTTGCAGGAGATTTATCTCCAAATCATCTCTATCGTCCATCAAATCAGCCATCAGGTCATCCAACGTTCCTAAATCTCCCTCCATGCCCACCAGATCTGCTACTGCTCTCCCATCATCCAAACCACCAACCTCCCCTCAGTTCTCCTTTTCCAG GGCTCCATGTGAGTTGGGATGCGTTCTGTCGCTGCTGCCACTACACAGCGCGGTGGCGGCGTCGAGGATGACATCATGCTTAAGCACTACATCCAGGAGTTGCCGTGCGCTCTCTCAGG ATGGAGTTGATGGTACGTGA
- the LOC118042862 gene encoding protein NONRESPONDING TO OXYLIPINS 2, mitochondrial-like isoform X3, whose amino-acid sequence MAFSSSCRRFISKSSLSSIKSAIRSSNVPKSPSMPTRSATALPSSKPPTSPQFSFSRAPCELGCVLSLLPLHSAVAASRMTSCLSTTSRSCRALSQGT is encoded by the exons ATGGCTTTCTCCTCATCTTGCAGGAGATTTATCTCCAAATCATCTCTATCGTCCATCAAATCAGCCATCAGGTCATCCAACGTTCCTAAATCTCCCTCCATGCCCACCAGATCTGCTACTGCTCTCCCATCATCCAAACCACCAACCTCCCCTCAGTTCTCCTTTTCCAG GGCTCCATGTGAGTTGGGATGCGTTCTGTCGCTGCTGCCACTACACAGCGCGGTGGCGGCGTCGAGGATGACATCATGCTTAAGCACTACATCCAGGAGTTGCCGTGCGCTCTCTCAGG GCACataa
- the LOC118042862 gene encoding protein NONRESPONDING TO OXYLIPINS 2, mitochondrial-like isoform X1 — MAFSSSCRRFISKSSLSSIKSAIRSSNVPKSPSMPTRSATALPSSKPPTSPQFSFSRAPCELGCVLSLLPLHSAVAASRMTSCLSTTSRSCRALSQELGLSVPR, encoded by the exons ATGGCTTTCTCCTCATCTTGCAGGAGATTTATCTCCAAATCATCTCTATCGTCCATCAAATCAGCCATCAGGTCATCCAACGTTCCTAAATCTCCCTCCATGCCCACCAGATCTGCTACTGCTCTCCCATCATCCAAACCACCAACCTCCCCTCAGTTCTCCTTTTCCAG GGCTCCATGTGAGTTGGGATGCGTTCTGTCGCTGCTGCCACTACACAGCGCGGTGGCGGCGTCGAGGATGACATCATGCTTAAGCACTACATCCAGGAGTTGCCGTGCGCTCTCTCAGG AGCTCGGTCTGTCGGTTCCAAGGTGA
- the LOC118042861 gene encoding mitochondrial pyruvate carrier 1-like → MKFLRTFWNSPIGPRTTHFWGPVFNWSLPIAAFVDTKKPPELISGNMVTAMCVYSAMFMRFSWMVQPRNLHLLACHITNETLQLYQLSRWIKAHRSMPQEEAKQLEEAKEQ, encoded by the exons ATGAAATTCCTCCGGACTTTTTGGAATAGTCCTATCGGTCCCAGAACAACTCATTTTTGGGGTCCTGTTTTCAACTGGAGCCTTCCTATTGCG GCGTTTGTAGATACAAAGAAACCCCCAGAATTGATATCAGGCAATATGGTTACag CTATGTGTGTTTATTCGGCAATGTTCATGAGGTTTTCATGGATGGTACAACCACGCAACTTGCACCTTCTTGCATGCCATATCACAAATGAGACATTGCAGCTTTATCAGCTCTCACGTTGGATTAAGGCTCATCG GTCCATGCCACAAGAGGAAGCTAAACAACTTGAGGAAGCCAAAGAACAATGA